The following are encoded in a window of Astyanax mexicanus isolate ESR-SI-001 chromosome 6, AstMex3_surface, whole genome shotgun sequence genomic DNA:
- the scxb gene encoding basic helix-loop-helix transcription factor scleraxis → MMSFAMVRPSPARFLYSDISMFSEDDENGSESSGSDDKSSCLSSSVCAPIKSASRKRKYSCRPSLVSPEPCVPITEVRQRNAANARERDRTNSVNVAFTALRTLIPTEPADRKLSKIETLRLASSYISHLQNVLLVGEACADGQPCHRSPAALHNHLHSPHKPSAPSPDSENSQPRQICTFCLSNQRRLNKDRERKTAIRS, encoded by the exons ATGATGTCCTTTGCCATGGTTCGCCCATCTCCTGCCCGTTTTCTCTACTCCGATATCAGCATGTTTTCAGAAGATGATGAGAATGGAAGTGAAAGTTCAGGCTCAGATGACAAATCCTCCTGCCTCTCCTCTTCTGTCTGTGCTCCAATCAAATCTGCCTCTCGCAAGCGAAAATACAGTTGCCGACCATCGCTCGTGTCCCCGGAGCCCTGCGTGCCCATCACAGAGGTCCGGCAGCGCAACGCAGCAAACGCCCGAGAGCGGGACCGAACCAACAGCGTCAACGTGGCCTTCACAGCCCTGCGGACCCTCATACCCACCGAACCCGCCGACCGCAAGCTCTCCAAGATCGAGACGCTGCGGCTCGCCTCCAGCTACATCTCTCACCTGCAGAACGTGCTGCTGGTGGGCGAGGCATGTGCAGACGGGCAACCGTGCCACCGGAGCCCAGCAGCCCTGCACAACCACCTCCACAGCCCCCACAAACCCTCAGCCCCCAGTCCGGACTCTGAGAACTCCCAACCCAGACAGATCTGCACCTTCTGCCTCAGCAACCAGAGACGACTG aacaaagacagagaaagaaaaacggCTATAAGAAGTTAA